Within Oncorhynchus masou masou isolate Uvic2021 chromosome 17, UVic_Omas_1.1, whole genome shotgun sequence, the genomic segment ATTAGCCGCTCATGGACAATCTGGAGTCTCAGACCTATGAAGTGTTCGAGAAGGATCCCATCAAATACTCCCAGTACCAGCAGGTAAGGAGCCGTTGACACAGATCTCTTCCCATTCTAATACACTGTAACAGCTAGCAATGGTGCTGTGGCTGGTAGGGTAATATAATGAAGTACTGATTGGGTTCCCCTGACATTTCTGCAGGCTGTGTACAAGTGTCTGCTCGACAGAGTCCCGGAGGAGCAGAAGGCAACCAATACACAGTGAGTAGCTCAAACACCtgcctctctgtcatctctcttagTATCTATTCTCCTgacaatgaccccccccccccccccccatctgtatCTGGTGCGTAACAGTATGTTTGCTCTGTGACCTTAGAGTTTTGAtggtgctgggggctgggagAGGTCCTCTGGTCAATGCCTCCCTGCGTGCTGCCAAGCAGGCTGACAGGAAGCTCCGTATCTACGCTGTTGAAAAGAACCCCAACACTGTTGTCACGTGAGTGAACTCTGACCCTCTAATGGGGTTTCCGTTGTTCACCAACCTCGTTCAAGGAGATAGTTTCATTAATGTAATCATTTAATTAATGTATTACGAGTAATCGCCCGGTTCAGTTTAATACTTTCTGGCAGGTAAATTACAAGACTATATAATGGGACGGTTGGCAACGTTAATCTCCATTGAGCTCCACTCTCTGTCTGTGAGACtgatcctgcctctctctcccaggctTGAGAACTGGAAGTTTGAGGAGTGGGGCGATCAGGTCACCGTGGTGTCGTGTGACATGAGGGAGTGGGCGGCACCTGAGAAGGCGGACATCATCGTCAGCGAGCTGCTCGGGTCCTTCGGGGACAACGAGCTCTCCCCGGAGTGTCTAGATGGAGCACAGCACTTTCTCAAAGGTAGGTGTAAATATTGCACTTCTGCAGTGCACCTCGTTGATATTGAAATGTCACACTACTGAAAGGGCCATGACTTCGCTGTCGGATGACAACCTCGTAAGCAGTAACTCCTCATTGTACTCTGAACATTTCATGACTCGGACCAAAAAAGTTGATAATAACTTGCTTCTGAAATATCATTGTATATTCGTTAATGGGGAAAATAtggatattttttttctctccattttaCTGAAAAGTTTCTGTTTTGGAGATGAGGTTTTCACCAGACAGTGACGATATACGTCATTCAAATGCACTTTTTTTGCCTATACCCTCTCTCATCCAAACCCGATTATCTCGTTCCTCAGATGGTGGGGTTAGCATCCCCTGTTCCTACACCTCTTTCCttgcccccctctcctcctccaagcTGTATAATGAGGTTAGGGGGTGCAGGGAGCGAGACAAGGACCCCGAGTGCCACTTTGAGACCCCCTACGTCGTCAGACTCCACAACTTCCACCAGCTGGCCGAGCCCAAAGCCTGCTTCACCTTTGTACACCCCACCACAGGTAACATACATGCTTCAAACTCCCTTGTATGGCTAACGCTTGCACACCAACCCTCACACATCCCGCCATAGGTAATACACACATCCTAGCTAACACCGGGTAACGATCACACAAGATATGTAATAAATGCACTTTCCTTTTTTAGATATGAACAACAATAGGTACCAGTGCCTTAGATTCTCTGTGGGATGTAACACAGTGCTGCATGGCTTTGCTGGATACTTCGAGACCACTCTCTACGGAGACGTCACACTCAGTAAGTACCAAGAGTGGGAATGGTGATGTTTTGAAGTATAAGATGGATGGATATCGTTAACatcaatgtgtgtgtctgtttggtcAAGGTATCAAGCCAGAGACCCACTCTCCCGGAATGTTCTCCTGGTTCCCCATCCTGTTCCCTCTCAAAGTCAGTTGACTGTCATGTAAAATGTATACTTTACATTTAGCACATTTTTATTACCCAAAAGAATGTAGTGTATTGACCCGTTTCTTCCACCTGCAGCAACCGATCCCTGTGACGCGGGATGATGATGTCGTGGTGAGGTTCTGGAGGTGTAACAATGGGAAGAAGGTGTGGTACGAGTGGGCCGTGACAGAGCCCTCATGCTCCGCTATCCACAACCCAGCAGGAAGATCCTACACCATCGGCCTgtgaagaccacacacacatatatacagacaCAATTAAACAGGCACTTTGTTGCTAATGAAGTGCAGGTAGTTTCTCACAATGTCCAGCATTTCACCAATAGGTCTGTAAAAATGAGCCTGCTCATACCATGAAACATACAAACCAGGATCATGGTGACGCTTTAGATCTGCAAATAAGAATCCAATCAATGGTTTAGATGGGACTGATTTTGAGTCTATTTTACAGTATTGTTAAGAGGAGTCAGTTTCAGGCATGGACCATCATTCAAATACAATGTTTACTGAGATGAAGTTACTTGTATAGCAGGCAGTCAATATCTCTTTAGGAGAGTGGATCTCATAGGCTGTCAGCCTTTTCTGTCTACCTGGGTCGTCATCCGTTCCTCCCTCTGAAGATAATCTTACTTTTTATATATATTGTTTGTCAGTCACCTGGCATCGCAGTCACAGACTTGCCAACAGGACCTCGGCCTTACTGACAACCACACCTGGGTCAAACATGTACTTGTTTTTGTTAGGGTTAGTACTTTAGGtgccaatggaatagtcccaaaaacATGAACTCTGGCATGCTGAGCAAGCTAAATCAAGCAAACCTCAAGTAACTGAAAAATAACAAGTATTTATTTGGTCTAGGTCCGCTGAGCACACATTCCAAGCTACAACTCGGATGAGATGGCTCTAAAATGTCACTCAACACTTGCCTGGTTACAACTCCGATACtgcagggtgtaggagacaggcTTGTCAGGATGTATGTTTTTCTGTTTTTGTCTGAGCCATGTTGTCAATAAAGACAATACTACTAGATATTTGCTGGTCTCGGCACTGTATGTGCTTCTTCCATTGACTTATTTAGCATGTCCCCTCCATGAGTAAAATGGCAGGCTGTGACAAGGTCCCTATTCCATTGCCAAGCATATATCAAAAACCATTTGGAATTTCAAACTTGAATGCACGCTTGTACACAAATGTCTAGAAAATATATCCTCATCCTGAAGTgtcttaactcttgaaactccccatcccggatccgggatcgtgactaaagcctcaggctcattagcataacgcaacgttaacgatttctgaaaattgcaaataaaatgaaaataatgcgcctgctctcaagcttagccttttcttaacaacactgtcatctcagattttcaaaatatgcttttgaaccatagcaattgactaatttgtgtaagagtatgctaagctagcttagcattttgagtagcatttggcacgcaacattttcacaaccagataaccaaataaataaaatcatttacctttgaagagcttcggatgttttcaatgaggagactctgttacataccaaatgcgcagtttttcctgaaagcgtctgtgtaggagaaatcgctccgttttgtacatcacatttggctaccgaaactaaccgaaaattcacttacaacgtcaaactttttccgaattaactccataatatcgaccgaaacatggcaaacgttgtttggaatcaatcctcaaggtgttttttcacatatctcttcattgatatatcgttcgtggaagcctgcattcttctctgaattctgtggaaaaatacttgcagctgacttttgcacaccaatttcgGCGGCGGACACCGGgtaaatcttccaatgatatgcctacaaatacgtcacaatgctgcagacaccttggggaaacgacagaaagggctgactcactcctctcgcattcacagccatataaggagacaatggaaaactgagcctcaaaaatcctgctcatttcctggatgccgtctcatcttggttttgcctgaagctcacgttctagggcacgcacagaaaatatctttgcagttctggaaacgtcagtgttttctttccaaagctaccaattatatgcatagtcaagcatctttttgtgacaaaatattgcgcttaaaacgggcacgtctttttatccaaaaatgatacagCGCCCTTAGAGTTTCAAGAGACTACTACATAAGATTCAATAACAAacggaacaagttccacagacctTGAATAATGTGTccaaaaggggggtcaaaatcaaaagaaacaatcagtatctggtgtggccaccagctgcattaagtactgcagtgcatttccacctcatggactgcaccagatttgccagttcttgctgtgagatgttaccccactcttccaccaaggcacctgcaagttcctggacatttctgggggaaatggccctcaccctccgatccaacaggttccagatgtgctcaataggattgagatccgggctcttcgctggccatggcagaacactgacattcctgccttgcaggaaatcatgagCCATAtggctggagggtcatgtcagggtgagcctgcaggaagggtaccatatgagggaggaggaagtcttccctgtaacgcacagcattgagattgcaatgacaacaagctcagtccgatgatgctgtgacacaccgccccagaacaTGACAGACCCTCTACCTCCAAATCGCTCCAGAgtgcaggcctcggtgtaacgctcattacttcgacgataaacgtgaatccgaccatcacccctggtgagacaataccgcaactcgtcagtgaagagcactttctgccagtcctgtctgatccagcgatggtaggtttgtgcccataggcgccggtgatgtctggtgaggacctgccttacaacaggcctacaagcccccagttcagcctattgtggacagtctgagcactgatggagggattttgcgttcctggtgtaactcgggcagttgttgcttccatcctgtcccgcaggtgtgatgttcagatgtaccgatcctatgCAGTTGTTAcagtctgccactgcgaggacaatcaggtgtccgtcctgtctccctgtagcactgtcttaggcgtctcagcacggacattgcaatttattgccacatctgcagtcctcatgccttctagcagcatgcctaaggcacgttcacacagatgagcaggaaacccggtgcatctttcttttggtatttttcagagtcagtagaaaggcctctttagtgtcctaaattttcataactgtgaccttaattgcctaccgtctgtaatctgttagtgtcttaacgactgtttcacaggtgcatgttcattaattgattATGGTTAATTGACAAGCATTGGAAACCGTGATTACAATGAAGGTCTATGGTTACtttgatttttacaaattatctttgaaagatagggtcctgaaaaagggacatttctttttttgctgagtttatatatttcGACAAGGTGAAATGTCTATCTGTCCCCttgacatcttgaagcaagtgaggacagcagactgggagagattgaaaatgacTGTAGTCACTTGGTGT encodes:
- the prmt5 gene encoding protein arginine N-methyltransferase 5 isoform X1, yielding MASHNTGGRVSCGRDLSCVPEVADTLAAVAKLGFDFLCMPLFHPRFRREFELDPAKVRSGAHTRSDLLLCGRDWNTLVVGKLSPWIETDSEVETERRNSEAALVQELNFSAYLGLPAFMVPLKGPHCANLARVLLNHIQTGHHSCMFWIRVPLISADDMRDDIIENEPTKHTDDGSDDEKTWAWWHSFRTLCDYNKRICLAIEVGENMPSDAVIDKWLGEPIKAAVLPTSIFLTNKKGFPVLSKSHQKIIFRLFKLEAQFIFTGTSRHSEKDFRSYLQYLEYLNQNRPAPNAYELFAKGYEDYLQSPLQPLMDNLESQTYEVFEKDPIKYSQYQQAVYKCLLDRVPEEQKATNTQVLMVLGAGRGPLVNASLRAAKQADRKLRIYAVEKNPNTVVTLENWKFEEWGDQVTVVSCDMREWAAPEKADIIVSELLGSFGDNELSPECLDGAQHFLKDGGVSIPCSYTSFLAPLSSSKLYNEVRGCRERDKDPECHFETPYVVRLHNFHQLAEPKACFTFVHPTTDMNNNRYQCLRFSVGCNTVLHGFAGYFETTLYGDVTLSQGIKPETHSPGMFSWFPILFPLKQPIPVTRDDDVVVRFWRCNNGKKVWYEWAVTEPSCSAIHNPAGRSYTIGL
- the prmt5 gene encoding protein arginine N-methyltransferase 5 isoform X2, whose product is MASHNTGGRVSCGRDLSCVPEVADTLAAVAKLGFDFLCMPLFHPRFRREFELDPAKVRSGAHTRSDLLLCGRDWNTLVVGKLSPWIETDSEVETERRNSEAALVQELNFSAYLGLPAFMVPLKGPHCANLARVLLNHIQTGHHSCMFWIRVPLISADDMRDDIIENEPTKHTDDGSDDEKTWAWWHSFRTLCDYNKRICLAIEVGENMPSDAVIDKWLGEPIKAAVLPTSIFLTNKKGFPVLSKSHQKIIFRLFKLEAQFIFTGTSRHSEKDFRSYLQYLEYLNQNRPAPNAYELFAKGYEDYLQSPLQPLMDNLESQTYEVFEKDPIKYSQYQQAVYKCLLDRVPEEQKATNTQVLMVLGAGRGPLVNASLRAAKQADRKLRIYAVEKNPNTVVTLENWKFEEWGDQVTVVSCDMREWAAPEKADIIVSELLGSFGDNELSPECLDGAQHFLKDGGVSIPCSYTSFLAPLSSSKLYNEVRGCRERDKDPECHFETPYVVRLHNFHQLAEPKACFTFVHPTTDMNNNRYQCLRFSVGCNTVLHGFAGYFETTLYGDVTLSIKPETHSPGMFSWFPILFPLKQPIPVTRDDDVVVRFWRCNNGKKVWYEWAVTEPSCSAIHNPAGRSYTIGL